The genome window aaaaaaccaaaacagttgGGAATTTCAACGAAATTTCCAAATAATGCTTTAGTTAATAAGGTAATTCCAAGTACAATCTCAAATTATGTGAAATATGAAAACATACTTATATCacacctaaaataaaattaattccaaatgAAGTAAAgatttaactgaagaaaaattaaaagcattagAAATTATTTAAGTGATAAATGTTGAATATAAGGAAAACCTCTTAAAAGCAAATACCAACAACAGAAACTGTATTGGAACCAATTGCTAAAACTCTCTAGAACATTTAAAAGTATctatacaaacaaaaatatttaaacatatttagaatatatttaaatgtgaaaatatttaaatatatttaaaatatttaagacaaaattaaaagcacattttaCCTTATAATAAAGCAATGAATTAATGTTCTTAATTCATAAATGTTCAGACGATCAATGAGAAAAAGATGGTTACCACAACAGAGAGAAATGAATATAGTAAATGAAGAGTTTTATGTAAAAGGAGATAACACTAATGAAATATCACGTATTCATTCATGTTTGTAAAGCAATAAAAtctaattattaattatatacttggaaaataattacattttcataGATATTTCTTTGGGAAAATGCCCCTCTAAAATTCTAAACAACAAAGTTGGGGGGAATCTGGATGTTTTAAACCACAATGAAGAGATGGTGACAGGATGACATTGAGCTGAGGAGCCCAACAAGTGATGACCAGTTATGGATTCTGGACAATTTTAAGTTGGAGCAAGCTGTTGTGAGTGTCTCCCAACTACGGGTGAGGGAAAATGGTCACTAAgtcctccttctttcctcctaGGTGTACATATCAGTTCCAGGGAGACATGGGCTCTTCTCAGGAGGGTTCAGTCATAAACACATAGGGAAACATGTGCATGCTTACGAAAAACCTTTCAGTCATCTCTTGGTGTTGTTTTTGTGCTCATCCAGGGAACCTGAGAGCCCAAGAGCAATCCCATCCCCTGAGACACCAAATCGAGTTAAGTTCCTACCCACCTAGCCATTTGAGTTTCCATTCCCTGTACCTCACCTAATTTGGTCCTTGAATAGTAATGGGACACTCTCAGCATGGTGTATATGTTCTTTCAGTGATATCTTGAAAACTAATATCTCTACAGAGCATGTGAAATCTGAACAATTTGGGAAAATAACTCAGTGGAATTTCACTACTGAAATGAATCACGTACTGTAAGGTGAGTTCTTAGAAAGatagttttcttttactttcccacgctttctttctttcctttatcttaaATGTCCATTCATAGCTAAGATACTTGGGAATTGTTAGACTTTATTCTAAAATCGGTTAGCTAATCTCTCAATAGATATAGAGACAATAAATGAGGGGCTACAAATAGAGAATAAAAGCTACACCATGGACATTCAAGTCAACTGATGACCTCTCCTGTTGCAAGTCCTGCCTTATGTCTCAGGTTACCTTAGATTTCACCTGTTGAAGATTTTCATATTTCATGAAATCTAAATGTGAGATTACACTGGGGATTGAGTCTTGCTGACTCAAAATTTCagctatattttttttccttttggagttCTTACATCCAGGTTGGTGAATACAATTATTCTGTCTCTCCTATTTATCctcatatttgaaaaaattttagcCTAAACCATATTCCCTAGAGATAAGACACATTTTATCTGGGCTCTGCTAATAGCAGAGATCCTGGTTTCTCATCTATTGGTCAATCATTTTCACAGGCTTTCCCCACAGAACAATTAATAACTATCTTGCACTTGACAGTATTTTTTAGTAAGTTAAAAGTCACATTTTTGCCCCAATTTCAAATGTACAGAATCCCAACGTCCCTTGACATCAAGCCTCGTCACTGGTTCCACTTGTCCTGTCTCAAGTCAAGAGTGCTAAATAAGAAACGTAGACTTGATGGCGTTGTCTTCTACAATAAGGGCATTGTCTGGGTTCTTGAGTGTAAGGAGTAGGAGAAGGTGGTGGGGAGAAAAACATGATCTTTAGAAAAGCCAATATTGGAAAATATTTAGATACCACGTAGAGAAGGACGTATGACAGAAACCTGGCCCCTCCCCAGCAGACTGTGGCTGGGAGGGCTCCTATGATCTTCATGTTCCTCGAGCCCCATAAGGGATGGTCAAGTGTAAGAGAAGCAGGGGCAGCACGCATGAGGCTTGGTGTTCTCAGGATCGTGCGGGAGGTTGTGGAGAATCCCACTGTGCAGTTTTGCTGAGATTCTTACCTGCTCTGGAAGACCCAAAAGAAGTGCTTTTAAAAGCAGGTAGTAGTGGGGGTACCAGTAAGACTTCCAGCGATGAAATATTCCACAAAGATCAGGCTTTGAGATAGAGAAGAAGCCTCTAGAAACACTAAGAGAATttacttattctctctctctctgtaccaCGAAAAAAGGCAATTCTGTAAAAGTCTGCAGGGCACACTGTTGTGTGATtcactatcatttattgagccgTTATCACATGCTCAGCACTGTGCTACATACTTTACATGTATATCTCATTTAGTACTTATAACTTCTCAGTGAGCAGGTGATGTTAGTAATGTCAAGTAACACACGAGGAAGTTGGAGAATGACGTAGGTGCACTGTGGACTTTTGAAACACAGtcggccctctgtatccatgggttccacatccaggTATTCAACCAATGGGAGACAAAACTATGTGgagcaacaaaaaaaataatacaaataaaaagtacAGTATCATAACTATTTACGTAAaacttacattgtattaggtactataagtaatctagagatgatttaatgtATATATAAGGACATGTGTAGATTATGCAAGTACTATGCCATTTTtataaggaacttgagcatctaCAGATTTCAGTATCCCTGGGGGCCCTGCAACTTATCCTCCATGAATACTGAGAGATGACTACCAGCATTCATTGCTACCAGCAATTAAATTCTTGGAATTAATATAATGTGCTAGATAGAATTCCAAATATTCTCCAAGATTTCCCCTACCCGTGTACGCACCCTGTATAATCACCTCCCCTTGAGTGTTGGTGGGAGCTGTGAATATGATGGGACATTACTCACTTGATTACATTGTCAACACATAATACTTTGTCACAGCAAACTGGAGATTCTCCTGATGGCTTTGAAGAAGTGAGCTGCTATGCTGTGAGAAGGCCAGGTGGCTGGGACTAGACAGTGGGTTCTACAAGGTGAGAGTGATAACCCCTGCCAATGACCAGCAAGAAAACACAAATGTCAGTCCTGTGACCGCAAGAATcggaattctgccaacaaccttaATAAGCATAGCAGAGGGTCCTGAGcctcagatgagactgcagcctCAGTTGACAGCTTATTTAACCTGGTGAGACCTTGAGCAGCGGGCCCAGCTGACCTGACCCACAGAAAagctgagataataaatttgcctATTTTGTGCCATGAAGTTTATGGTAATTTACAATACACCAATAGAAAGCTATTACAATAGGTTTCTCCTACTTTCTTCAGCATATACACGTGTATGTCTatttgtgtacgtgtgtgtgtgtgtgacagacagagacagagagagagatgctgaAATCACTTCACACCCTATGCTAAAGAAGCTTACAAATATAACCATGGATGATGCAGTTGCCACACAGAGAAGGAATTTGAAATTCTCAACTAAATGTTAAATGCCAGCTGCTTTTATATCCCCATAGGGAGAGGGACCAAGGTTGAAAAGAATGACAAATGGGAGCCTCGTGACAACGTTCTTCCTCATGGGCCTTCCCCATGCACCAGTGCTGGACACCCCCCTCTTTGGGATCTTCCTGGTGATTTATGTGCTCACCGTGCTGGGGAACCTCCTCATCCTGCTGCTGATCAGGGTGGATTCtcacctccacacccccatgtactacTTCCTCGCCAACCTCTCCTTCATTGACATGTGGTTCTCCACTGTCACAGTACCCAAAATGCTTATGACCTTGGTGTCCCCTGAGGGCAGGGCCATCTCCTTTCACAGTTGCATAGCCCAGCTTTATTGCTTCCACTTTCTGGGGAGCAGCGAGTGTTTCCTCTACACAgtcatggcctatgaccgctaccTGGCCATCAGTTACCCGCTCAGGTACACCAGCATGATGAGTGGGAGAACCTGTGCCCTCCTGGCCACTAGCACTTGGCTCAGTGGCTCTCTGCACTCAGCTCTGCAGACCACATTGACCTTCCATCTGTCCTACTGTGGGCCCAACCAGATCCAGCACTACTTCTGTGATGCACCACCCATCCTCAAGCTGGCCTGTGCAGACACCTTGGCCAACGAGATGGTCATCTTTGTCAACATTGGTGTGGTGGCCTCAGGTTGCTTTGTCCTGATAGTGCTGTCCTATGTGTCCATCGTCTGCTCCATCCTGAAGATCCGCACCTCAGAGGGGAGACGCAGGGCCTCCCAGACCTGTGCCTCTCACTGTATCGTGGTCCTTTGTTTCTTTGGTCCTGGTCTGTTCATTTACCTGAGGCCAGGCTCCAAGGACACTGTGGATGGGGTTGTGGCAGTTTTCTACACTGTGCTGACCCCCCTTCTCAACCCTGCTGTGTACACACTGAGGAACAAGGAAGTGCAGAAAGCTCTGTTGAAACTTAAAGACAAAGTAGCATATTCTCAGGGCAAATAAACACCATGAAGTAGATatgcttattttttcaaaattggtaATAACATTTAGTTATTTAGTTATTAACATGAAATTTATTACAGGTATAGTTCCCAGTACTAAACATTATTCAAAACCACCTACTCAGAAATATTTCTCTCAcgtatttttttaagaaatgtggGTACTAGAAGTGGGAATGGGAGAGGGCAGATGGTGAGAAAGAGGTTATTGGACACAAAACACCTAGTTAGGAAAGATAAATTCcttttggtgtacagttgagctaaGCATCTAGAATTAACTGTAATTGCTGCATGTTATCAACTGGCTAGAAGAGTGGAGATTGAATGTTCtcataagaaagaaatgattaagttttgtgatGTGAGTATGCTatttatcacacattgtatacaggtatagatattcaaatctgtaccccacaaatatgtataatcatttatgttcaataaaaataaacaattgttcaatttaaaaaattaaacttacaattagattttttaaatttatgaatgaGCTGATATTCTGATCTATTGACATTTCTTTGCCATAggtttgttttacattttgaaaaaataaatattctagttGTATCACAGGAACAGagtgttaagttgtttatatAAGGAAGGTGACAGTaagctttttctgtttatttcatgTGCATACAAGCTTCAGGAGCTACAATCATGGAAATAGTGTTCAAGGACAGCAACAAATATCAGAGGTCATTTATTTTTGGCTGCAGCTGTGCAGATGCCTTCTTCACTCTTATAGTGGCTGCatgggtgtgtatgtatgtgtatctaTGTGAAGGTTTCAAGGTGGCTAATCCTCCTCCCCGGTTAATCTTGATCCTATTAATTATTCCCACATTGAAAAAGTCCTGTTTTTCTCTCCTGCAGTCTATTATCTCTCTGCCCAGGACTGTGAGGACCAGCTCTTGAATGAGTCTGCAAATTTTTTAGGTAGGTTAGTGAGCTCAGGAAGAAGTTAACAGTAGACACCTCTACTTTCTATCATATACTCTGACATTGAATTCCCTGTTCTATCTAACCAGATGCCTACATTTAGCAAAGAACAGGACTTCCCTGGATCCTTTTTCTATAGATGGTGGTGGCTGGTTGTGCTGTCCAGATAACGCCTTCCGCTACCATCTTGCAGTCCTGGAAACTGAGCTACACCAAACTACAACCTGCTCCAGGGCAGGGATGGCCACTGCCAGGTGAAGCCAATGGCATTTtcaatttagaaagtaaaaatatggaaatataatTAGGTAACTTGTTATCATGGGATTTCAACAGATTTCTTtcacaaattagaaaaataaggcCTGGCACAAACAAAACACCCTAAAAAACATAACACATAACACATGGCTATATAGCCAATACACACTCCATACCTGTGATCATCTACATGTAATGAACTAGAAGTGATAGACTTGCATGCAAACAATacaaatattcctttaaaaaaaaatttttttaaattattattattactttttgtgtttgaccggtaaggtgattgcaactcttggcttggtgtcgcctgcaccgcgctcagccaccggccatccctatataggatccaaacgtGTGGCCTCGGCATTCCCAacgccacactcttccgagtgagccacggggtcagccccaaaCAATACAAATATTCTTTCGGATAAGTTTAGAAATCATTTCATGTTCTGTACCTCAATTTCCCACCTGTCCAAGATCCTCTTTCAAAATActcttatgaggattaaatgagttaatagaaGTTGACAAGTGCTCTGAGTGATGCTGATTCATAATATATTCTcgataaacattaaaaaaattcaaacttgGGGCCACCTGCCAGATAGCCTGTTTGCAAGAATCATCATCTTTACAAATTAATGGTTTTCTTAAAGAGCgcattgtaattttatttatttttttcaactttattgacatgattgacaaataaaaatgtatatatttattgtttacaatgagttttattatatatattttgaaatgattactGTAATTAGGCTATCGTagatatccatcacctcacacagTTACCTTTCTTTGTGTGTTGCAAACCGTCAAATCTTTATTGATAGCAAAAGTCAAGCATAGAGGACATTTTAATTCACCATAATCACCATGCTGTACGTGAGGTCTCCAGAGAGTATTCATCCTGTAACTACAATTTTACAcgctttgaccaatatctcctaCTTTTCTCCAACCCCAACCCCCTGGTAACCAACATTTTATTCTATTAACATGAGTTCAACTTTGCGTTTCCTTGATAAATAGttatgttgagcatattttcatatacctatCGGCCCTTTGTAcgtcttctttggaaaatatctattcaggttctttgctcatattttgcttagatcattatcattattattattatttgctattgagttacataagtttcttatatattttgaatattaaccctttatcaggtgtatggtttgcaaatattttctccccttcagtaggttgccttttcattttgctgattgtttcctttgatgtgcagaaacttttcagtttgatgtagtctcacttgtttacttttgcttttgttgcttatgttaCACTGTATTTTTGAAGATAGATAAGTGTAGTTTTCTTTAAATCACTGATAATAAATTACTTTAGCAATTAATACCATTATTGGCAATGTGATCATTCCTCTGTCAAATAACTATTTTGGTAAATTTTGTATTTCcatacttattaatttttaaggaattgaaccataataaaatacatgaaacattcaaatcatgCTAAATTAAATTATTCTGGAATAATTCAGAGGTAAAAACAGTAAATATTATTGAGGTTGTGACACACTAGACATTTTGTAAGGATTATCTCAGTTTAATCATTGTAAGAACCCTGTGAGATAGGTACTGTTCTCCAAATTCACACAATTAATAAGGAATATAGTCAAGATTTAATCCCAGACTATTTGGCATACAGGTGTCAACCTttatgctacattcttttcacAAAAATTTAGGAACCTTTTATGTCTTTGGCAGGCAAGATATTATCAATAATTGTTGAAATAACAAAGCACATATTTTTGGATAGtcatatgtgttttatatatcaacgtaggatttttttttttaagaaaaccacATTTTCCATAGAACATGAGAGGCATCTCATCCACTCTTCTGTCTCCACCTGATTAAGATTCTAAACACAGTACTTCGTCAGACTATCAGCCCATCTGTTTACTTATGTGCTCCACATTGCACTGTttttcaaaaggggaaaacaaaaaaaagaataaaaaataccaaaatttatgtTTGTATTCTACATGGGGAATGATGAAACCTTAGCAAATCTTTCAACACATTATAGCATATTTTGATCTACTCTCTTGGGTTTCTCCTTGAAATAGCATCTCTGGAGTTTAGAAGTGAGATGTTGTCCACAGGGGCTCATTATTAGTGCTGTCATTTCCCTCTTAACCTGCAGTTTAAAAACATTGTATGGTTATGGTCATGATGTATCTGATGGATTCTCTGAAAGCTATATTTTCTGGCTTAACTAGTAGCTGGGAAGGGTTTTAAATAACGAGAAGAGAATAGTTAAAACATAGCTGGTTCAAATTTTGAATAAATAGGATACATTCTATAATATTCCCAATGCTGATACTTGTACATAAGTTAAGTTCTGCATTCTTTTTAATCAACGCAAAATTCCTTCAACCATTTTAATTAAGTGATTATTATATTTCAGGTGCAGAAGATACAGAGTTTCAAGACAGACAGTGTTAATGTTCCAGAACTTCAGAGTTCAGTGGGAAACACATAAGTAAACAGATGGACTTTAGAGTGTCCTAAACTACATCTGAAGTGCCATGGTAAACCACATGGCATCTAACACAGATTAGGTAGTGGAGCAAATGACCATCTGAAGGTAAAGAGAATTACACATATAAATGAAAAGGTATGCTCTAACTATATAATTCATAATAATTCATATGTAAAACGTAAATAATATAAAGTTCATTACTGTTCATGTGTTTTGGGGTGTGCCTCAAATTCACAAAGCTTCCATTTTCCATGCCAAATCATACTGTATTTTGACTCTTAATTCTGATGAGAGAAACACTGGTACAAGAGATTAAAACCAAAgcattttacatttcctttctttccttaatAACCTCAAAATCTGGATCATGCATATGTGTGGAGCAGGAActgcacccacccatccacaaGGTCAGAAAGTGCAATTCCACCTTCTCCCTGTAGGTGGAGAGGAGAGAGTTTTAGGTGGACTGCATGAAGGTGTTTACTCAAAAAGTTTGCATTGTGAATCAAGTTTTCTCACACTGTGGGAAAAATTATTGACAATAGGTTATCTCCTTCCCCTCTTTGTCAGAATTTAGGGACATTTTCAAAACGGGTGTTCACAGTTAAcattggcaaaatatttttaacagacTTTATGATTTTGAAAATTCTATCACAAAGTGACCAGGGGACATGCCTATTCATCAAAAAGGGCATTTGTGAAGCCCTAAAGTTTCAGTATCACCTTATTCATCCAATTAATCCCCAGTTAGCAGAAGCAATGGACAGCTGTAATATGTTTGAGATGTGTGCAGCAAGTCTGGAGTGGTCAGATGTTCTAATGACAGCACTAAGGGTCAGTAGATATAAATGGATGACAGAAATTATTGATAAGGCATGAGACTTTCTATTACTCCTCTAAAGGCAGCCCACTGACCATATACCCACATGTTAGATAATGTGGTATAAGAGTATTTCAAAACTTTAATGAAGTGTGCCAACCAGGTCACAGGTGGGAAAAGCTCTAAAAATCAGCACAGAAGATCAATGCCATAACAGGGAGCCTGCTGTATGGTAATTAAGCATCACTGATGGGAGCCATACGAAGTTCTGAGCAGCACTAAGAGTGCAGCAGGGATTACTGCTACACTTTCCTTGTGATGTTCATGGGAGACTGCAAGGATTGTTTGCCATTCTAAGTCCAGTTCTGTCCCGCTGACATGACTTTAAACTGAACTGAGACATGTCGTAAAATAGCACAAATCTTGAGCTCAtgaaggcattcttcatttccatTACAGTGTTTTCAATTCTTAGGATTTCCTTTGGattcttggtttcttttatttatttattttattagcatatttattactACAAATCATAAACATTCTTTATGCCACTGTATGCAACCAATCACTCCCCAGCCAGCCCCCCCTCTTCTTTTCCCCCATCTACCGtattcttaggtttgttctctcgttttggaagttcaacatattttgtgctcttttctttcttttctctttcttcctttctttttttctttcttagcacacagttatgagtgaggacatgctgtctttctttttgtgtctggcttatttcacttaaaataattttctccatgctcatccatgttgctgcaaatggaagattttctttctttttcatggctgactagcattccattctttttatatactgcattttcttaatccagtcatccgtcaatggacattcaggttggttccatagtttgaatactgtaaatagagctgcaatgaacatgggagtgcaggtatcccttaggcatgatgatttccattcctttcaatATACAcctggtagtgggattgctggatcatatggtagttctatctgtagttgtttgagaaacatccatactgttttccataatggttgtactaatttatagtccctccaacagtgtagaagagttcccctttccctgcatcctcaccagcatttgttattcttggtctttttaataaaggccaatctaactggggtgagatgctatctcagtgtggttttgatttgcatttctctgatgactattgatgctgagcatttttccatgtacctgttgaccatttttgTGTCTTCCATTGAAAAAAGTCGATTtatctcctttgcctattttttaattggattgtttggtttttttactgtgtagtttttTGAGTTACTTaaatattctggttattaatccatTGTGAGATGTttagtatgcaaatattttctcctatttttgtaGGTTGTCATtccactttgttgattgtttcctttgctgtgcagaacctttttagtttgatataatcccatttgtttattgttatcttttgttgtctgtgcttttggggtcttattcataaagaataAGTTGCCCAGTCCTACTCCCTGTAgggtttcctttatgttttcttttagtaattttattgtttcagtcttatatttaagtctttaatccattttgaatttattttggtatacggtgagaggtacaggccaagtttcattcttctgcatatgaatgttcAGTTTTTAcatcaccacttattgaagaggcagtcttttccaaaatttatgttcttgttgcctttgtcaaggatcagttggctgtaagcatgtgggttgattcctgggttttttattctgttccattggtatgaGTGTCTGGTTTTATATcattatcatgctgttttggttacaatagctttgtaatacttttgaagtcaggtagtataatgtgtcagggtttgtttgtttatttatttgtttgtttgttttactcaggattgctttagctcttcagggtcttttgttgttccacatgaatgttaggattgttttttttttcagtttccatgaagaatgtctttgatattttgatggggattgcattgaatctgtagatcgctttgggtagtatggacattttcacaatgttaattcttccaatccatgagcatggtttgtctttccacctttctatgtcttctttaatttcttttagtagcggtttgtagttctcattgtagagatttttcaactccttggtgaaattgattactgggtattttattttgggggcaacaattgtaaatgggcttgctttcttgatttctttttctgctaggtaaatattggagtataaaaatgctactaatttttgggtgttgattttgtgtaccctgaaatatttctgaaattgttctctaagagttttctggtagagCCTTTAGGTTCTTCTCTATGTAAaatcatgacatctgcaaacagggacagtttgtctttaacttttccagtttggatgttctttatttctttcttttgcctaactgctttggctagtacttcaaatatgttaaataggagtggtgaaagtggacatccttatatattttttcctcttctaaatATCAGAATCCtatcattcagaatgatattgacAGTTGATTTGACATATATGGGTCTTATTGCATTGAGATAATTACCTTCTATACCTTATTTGCTGAaagtttcctttctcatttctgatttttgttatttgggtcttctctcttcttcttgttctttttttttgtttgtttgtttgttttggtaatctaactaatggtttgtctatattatttatcttttcaaaaaaccagcaaccaattttttgtttcattgatctttttgtatggtcttttttggtctctatttcatttcattctcctctgatcttaatgatctctttccatctactacttttaggattggattgtggttgtttttctagttcgttgaggcatagcattagttcatttatttgaagagtttctattcttttgatgtaaacattgcaataaacttccctcttactactACATTTGCAATATTCCACAGGTTTTTgaatgatgtatctttatttttgttaggttcaaaaactttttttgattttttatttaatttcttcttggagccataGGTCATTCAGTAGCCTATTGTTTAggttccatgcatttgtatagttaccagagtttcacttgtttttCACCTACAGTATTAATCCATTGTGCTttgaaaaagatacttgaaatgattttgaattttaaaaatttgctgacacttaatttgtgacctaacatgtggtctgtctcAGAGAAAGTTCcttgtgctaatgagaagaatgtatattctgcagttgttgagtgaaatgttctgtagatacatGGCAGGTCCACTttgtctaaggtgtagtttaaa of Cynocephalus volans isolate mCynVol1 chromosome 4, mCynVol1.pri, whole genome shotgun sequence contains these proteins:
- the LOC134377142 gene encoding olfactory receptor 10G7-like translates to MTNGSLVTTFFLMGLPHAPVLDTPLFGIFLVIYVLTVLGNLLILLLIRVDSHLHTPMYYFLANLSFIDMWFSTVTVPKMLMTLVSPEGRAISFHSCIAQLYCFHFLGSSECFLYTVMAYDRYLAISYPLRYTSMMSGRTCALLATSTWLSGSLHSALQTTLTFHLSYCGPNQIQHYFCDAPPILKLACADTLANEMVIFVNIGVVASGCFVLIVLSYVSIVCSILKIRTSEGRRRASQTCASHCIVVLCFFGPGLFIYLRPGSKDTVDGVVAVFYTVLTPLLNPAVYTLRNKEVQKALLKLKDKVAYSQGK